The following coding sequences lie in one Spea bombifrons isolate aSpeBom1 chromosome 5, aSpeBom1.2.pri, whole genome shotgun sequence genomic window:
- the LOC128497681 gene encoding mas-related G-protein coupled receptor member H-like, whose amino-acid sequence MELNTTDPNLTDQYDGGYAGNPVINFTIASSVAIALCLVGMAGNVVVFWHLSFKIKRNKYTVYIINLVATDLVILLFTAFLMVIQIYSLNGPETFTITSYVNFYRFVNICHQSSQYSGMFFLTAISLERCLSLFFPMWYHFQRPKNQSSITCFLLWITGFAEGLIGNFVCPLEVFLHPTKNCTGIQLMTFIIGIGVCLPLMVLSSLTLLINIKRTFKDQYPSKLYIIIIVAVIVFILTVLPFHLLFFLKYFKLFPLDVYYTSLLYASVFSTTLNSTINPYIYFMVGKQWKQRSQNSIHDILQRAFVDEEK is encoded by the coding sequence ATGGAATTAAATACGACAGACCCTAATCTTACTGATCAATATGATGGAGGATACGCTGGGAATCCAGTCATTAATTTTACTATAGCCAGCTCTGTTGCCATAGCCCTCTGTCTGGTTGGAATGGCAGGAAATGTTGTTGTATTCTGGCATCTTTCCTTCAAGATCAAGAGGAACAAATACACAGTTTATATTATCAACCTAGTAGCGACTGACTTAGTTATTTTACTGTTTACAGCATTTTTAATGGTAATACAGATTTATTCACTGAATGGACCTGAAACTTTTACTATTACATCTTATGTTAACTTCTATCGTTTTGTGAACATATGTCATCAAAGCTCTCAATATTCAGGGATGTTTTTCCTcacagccatcagcttggaaagATGTCTGTCTCTCTTTTTTCCCATGTGGTATCATTTTCAGCGACCAAAGAACCAATCATCCATCACATGCTTCCTACTTTGGATTACTGGATTTGCAGAGGGTCTAATCGGGAATTTTGTGTGTCCGCTAGAAGTTTTCTTACATCCAACAAAAAACTGCACAGGAATTCAATTAATGACATTTATTATAGGCATCGGTGTCTGTCTGCCATTGATGGTCCTGTCTAGTCTCACCCTACTAATCAACATCAAACGGACCTTCAAGGATCAGTACCCTTCAAAACTTTATATCATTATAATTGTTGCTGTCATTGTATTTATCTTGACAGTCCTACCatttcatttgttgttttttttaaagtatttcaaACTATTTCCCTTAGATGTTTACTACACAAGTCTCTTATATGCCAGTGTGTTTAGCACAACACTTAACAGTACTATAAACCCTTACATTTACTTTATGGTAGGAAAACAATGGAAACAAAGATCTCAAAATTCCATACACGATATTCTTCAAAGGGCTTTCGTAGATGAGGAGAAGTAA